A part of Planococcus sp. MB-3u-03 genomic DNA contains:
- a CDS encoding glycine--tRNA ligase, with protein sequence MSMEKVVSLAKHRGFVFPGSEIYGGLANTWDYGPLGVELKNNIKKAWWKKFVQESVHNVGLDAAILMNPKTWEASGHLGNFNDPMIDCKACKSRHRADKLIENALDEKGIELIVDGLSFERMKELIDEHEITCPTCGKADFTEIRQFNLMFKTFQGVTESSTNEVYLRPETAQGIFVNYKNVQRSMRKKMPFGIAQIGKSFRNEITPGNFTFRTREFEQMELEFFCKPGEDLEWYAYWRDFCKNWLVELNMGEDNMRLREHDADELSHYSNATVDIEYKFPFGWGELWGIADRTDFDLKRHMEYSGEDFNYIDPQTNERYVPYCIEPSLGADRVTLAFLVDAFQEESLDNDDTRTVLKFHPALAPYKAAVLPLSKKLSEGATEVFADLAKHFMVDYDESQSIGKRYRRQDEIGTPFCITYDFDSVEDGEVTVRHRDSMEQVRMPIKDVQAYIEQHIQF encoded by the coding sequence ATGTCAATGGAAAAAGTAGTATCATTAGCCAAACACCGGGGATTCGTCTTCCCGGGCTCTGAAATTTACGGCGGGCTCGCCAACACGTGGGATTATGGCCCACTCGGCGTCGAGCTGAAAAACAATATCAAAAAAGCATGGTGGAAGAAATTCGTCCAGGAATCCGTCCATAACGTCGGACTAGACGCTGCCATCCTGATGAACCCTAAAACTTGGGAAGCATCCGGCCACCTCGGCAACTTCAACGACCCGATGATCGATTGCAAAGCCTGCAAATCGCGTCACCGTGCCGATAAGCTGATCGAAAACGCATTGGATGAAAAAGGCATTGAGCTGATTGTCGACGGCTTGTCGTTCGAGCGCATGAAAGAATTGATCGACGAACATGAAATCACGTGCCCGACTTGCGGCAAAGCTGATTTCACTGAGATCCGCCAGTTCAATTTGATGTTCAAGACTTTCCAAGGCGTTACTGAATCATCGACGAACGAAGTGTATTTGCGCCCGGAGACGGCACAAGGGATCTTCGTCAACTATAAAAACGTCCAGCGCTCGATGCGCAAGAAAATGCCGTTCGGGATTGCACAGATCGGCAAGAGTTTCCGCAACGAAATCACGCCAGGGAACTTCACGTTCCGCACACGTGAATTCGAGCAGATGGAGCTTGAGTTCTTCTGTAAGCCAGGCGAAGACCTTGAATGGTATGCGTACTGGCGCGACTTCTGCAAAAACTGGCTGGTCGAGCTGAACATGGGCGAGGACAATATGCGCTTGCGTGAGCACGACGCGGATGAGTTGTCCCATTACTCGAACGCCACTGTCGACATCGAATATAAATTCCCATTCGGCTGGGGCGAACTGTGGGGCATCGCTGACCGCACCGATTTCGATTTGAAGCGCCATATGGAATATTCGGGCGAAGATTTCAATTACATCGATCCACAGACCAACGAACGCTACGTGCCATATTGCATCGAACCATCACTCGGCGCAGACCGCGTAACACTCGCTTTCCTTGTGGATGCATTCCAGGAAGAAAGTTTGGACAATGATGATACACGCACCGTGTTGAAGTTCCACCCGGCACTTGCGCCATACAAGGCCGCGGTATTGCCTTTATCGAAAAAACTTTCTGAAGGCGCGACGGAAGTATTCGCAGACCTTGCGAAGCATTTCATGGTCGATTACGACGAATCCCAGTCCATCGGGAAACGCTACCGCCGCCAGGATGAAATCGGTACGCCGTTCTGCATCACCTATGATTTCGACTCGGTCGAAGACGGTGAAGTAACCGTGCGCCACCGCGATTCCATGGAACAAGTGCGCATGCCGATCAAAGACGTGCAAGCGTATATCGAACAGCATATCCAATTCTAA
- the rpoD gene encoding RNA polymerase sigma factor RpoD, which produces MAEKSERQTEVVTNSIPLPAEGPEASVEDAKKQLIEQGKKTGELNYEQIADKLAIFEMESDQVEEFIDQLEGHGIELERKSDDEEHLDRLMKPTEEKFDLNDLSVPPGVKINDPVRMYLKEIGRVDLLKAEEEVRLAKLIEQGDEEAKKRLAEANLRLVVSIAKRYVGRGMLFLDLIQEGNMGLIKAVEKFDYSKGFKFSTYATWWIRQAITRAIADQARTIRIPVHMVETINKLIRVQRQLLQDLGREPSPEEIGEEMDLLPEKVREILKIAQEPVSLETPIGEEDDSHLGDFIEDSDAQSPSDHAAYELLKEQLEDVLDTLTDREENVLRLRFGLDDGRTRTLEEVGKVFGVTRERIRQIEAKALRKLRHPSRSKRLKDFLE; this is translated from the coding sequence ATGGCTGAGAAATCCGAACGCCAAACAGAAGTCGTAACAAACAGCATCCCGTTGCCTGCTGAAGGCCCGGAAGCAAGTGTAGAAGACGCGAAAAAGCAATTGATCGAACAAGGGAAAAAAACCGGAGAATTGAACTACGAACAGATTGCCGATAAATTGGCTATTTTTGAAATGGAATCGGACCAAGTAGAGGAATTCATTGATCAATTGGAAGGGCACGGCATCGAACTCGAACGCAAGAGTGATGATGAAGAGCATTTGGATCGTCTCATGAAGCCGACGGAAGAGAAGTTCGACTTGAACGACTTGAGCGTTCCGCCAGGCGTCAAAATCAACGATCCGGTCCGCATGTACTTGAAAGAAATCGGCCGGGTTGACCTATTGAAGGCCGAAGAAGAAGTGCGCCTTGCGAAATTGATCGAACAAGGCGACGAGGAAGCGAAAAAACGCCTCGCAGAAGCCAACTTGCGTCTCGTCGTCTCGATTGCGAAACGCTATGTGGGCCGCGGCATGCTGTTCTTGGACTTGATCCAGGAAGGGAATATGGGGCTTATCAAAGCAGTCGAGAAATTCGACTACTCGAAAGGCTTTAAATTCAGTACCTACGCCACGTGGTGGATCCGCCAAGCCATTACGCGCGCCATCGCCGACCAGGCGCGGACCATCCGCATCCCGGTCCATATGGTCGAGACGATCAACAAACTGATCCGCGTACAGCGCCAGCTGTTGCAAGACCTTGGACGCGAACCTTCACCGGAAGAAATCGGCGAAGAGATGGATCTATTGCCTGAGAAAGTGCGTGAAATCCTGAAGATCGCCCAAGAACCGGTATCGCTTGAAACACCGATCGGTGAAGAAGACGATTCGCATTTGGGAGATTTCATCGAAGATTCCGATGCACAGTCGCCATCTGACCATGCAGCTTATGAATTGCTGAAAGAGCAGTTGGAAGATGTGCTCGACACATTGACTGACAGAGAAGAAAATGTATTGCGCCTGCGTTTCGGCTTGGATGACGGCCGCACGCGGACACTCGAAGAAGTCGGTAAAGTATTCGGCGTGACGCGCGAGCGCATCCGCCAAATCGAAGCGAAAGCACTTCGCAAACTGCGCCATCCATCGCGCAGCAAGCGCTTGAAAGATTTCTTGGAATAA
- a CDS encoding helix-turn-helix transcriptional regulator translates to MSPIELNKRQEEILQIVKGNGPITGEQIADRLNLTRATLRPDLAILTMAGFLDARPRVGYFYSGKKPGQDITDTMNNMKVKDFQSIPVVVREDVSVYDAISQMFLDDVGTLFVVDKKSCLAGVLSRKDLLRTSLGNQDLNAIPVHIIMTRMPNITYCLRNDSLIQAANRLINQQIDALPVVEEQPEGYKVVGRLTKTNITRAFLSLSENHEL, encoded by the coding sequence GTGAGTCCAATCGAACTCAATAAGCGGCAAGAGGAAATTTTACAGATCGTCAAAGGCAATGGCCCGATTACAGGTGAGCAAATCGCAGACCGTCTGAATTTGACGCGTGCAACGCTCCGGCCGGATCTGGCAATTTTGACGATGGCAGGCTTTTTAGATGCCAGGCCGCGTGTCGGCTATTTTTATTCGGGCAAGAAACCAGGCCAGGATATAACCGATACGATGAACAATATGAAAGTGAAGGATTTCCAGTCAATCCCTGTCGTAGTCAGGGAAGATGTCAGCGTATACGATGCCATCAGCCAGATGTTTCTGGATGACGTCGGGACGCTTTTTGTTGTGGATAAAAAATCCTGCCTTGCAGGTGTCCTGTCGCGCAAAGATCTATTGCGCACCAGCCTCGGCAATCAGGACTTGAATGCAATTCCTGTACATATCATCATGACGCGCATGCCGAATATCACTTATTGTTTGCGCAATGATTCGCTCATACAGGCTGCAAACCGGCTGATCAACCAGCAAATCGACGCATTGCCGGTCGTCGAAGAACAACCGGAAGGGTATAAGGTCGTCGGCAGGCTGACAAAGACCAATATTACGCGGGCATTTTTGTCCCTTTCGGAAAACCACGAACTGTGA
- the recO gene encoding DNA repair protein RecO, with the protein MQNQLEGIVIRTRPYGETNKIVTLFTKEAGKITCMARGAKKPASRLAAITQPFTHGVFSIYKGRGMGTLQAGDQLESLRHIREDIMATAYASYVTELIDRLTEQDEPQPAIYDMLYQALHAISDGYDPEAITLFVEWKMLRVAGLTPTLHECANCGATEGEFAFSFQELGFLCHRCFHLDRYIIRLSPALVKLIRTFYFVPIERVGALTLKKESKTLLKQIVRTIYEEQAGIRLKSRSFLEQLERTPEFFPEPKKDIPEGD; encoded by the coding sequence ATGCAGAACCAACTCGAAGGCATTGTCATCCGAACGCGTCCCTACGGGGAAACGAATAAAATTGTCACCTTGTTCACAAAAGAAGCAGGGAAAATCACTTGCATGGCGCGTGGGGCGAAAAAGCCTGCAAGCCGCCTGGCAGCCATCACGCAGCCGTTCACACATGGCGTTTTCTCAATCTATAAAGGCCGTGGCATGGGCACTTTGCAGGCAGGCGACCAATTGGAGTCGCTGCGCCATATCCGCGAGGACATCATGGCCACAGCATACGCGAGCTACGTCACAGAACTGATCGACCGTCTCACGGAGCAGGATGAGCCGCAGCCGGCCATCTACGATATGCTGTATCAAGCGCTCCATGCGATTTCGGACGGCTATGACCCGGAAGCGATCACCTTGTTTGTCGAATGGAAAATGCTGCGCGTGGCGGGGCTGACCCCGACTTTGCACGAATGCGCCAATTGCGGGGCGACGGAAGGGGAATTCGCATTCTCTTTCCAGGAACTCGGCTTTTTGTGCCATCGCTGCTTCCATCTTGACCGCTACATCATCCGCTTGAGCCCGGCGCTCGTGAAATTGATCCGCACGTTTTATTTCGTGCCGATCGAACGGGTCGGGGCATTGACCTTGAAGAAAGAGTCGAAAACTTTGCTCAAGCAAATCGTCCGGACCATTTACGAGGAACAGGCAGGCATCCGGCTCAAGTCGCGTTCGTTTCTCGAGCAGCTCGAGCGGACGCCGGAATTTTTCCCGGAACCGAAAAAAGACATCCCTGAAGGCGACTAG
- the dnaG gene encoding DNA primase, translating to MSNRIPEEVIEEIRSKADIVDVVGEYVQLTKRGRNWFGLCPFHGESTPSFSVTADKQIFHCFGCGAGGNAITFLMDIENISFQEALAKLGERSGIEIDVQPGEGKGAAQARNDDPLILMHEFAADMYHHILLNTEEGQAALDYLENRGFTQEIIEKYRIGWALPEWNYMEVALRRKGYDDEQLEASGLAIKREKSDGWFDRFRGRIMFPIMNENGKAIAFSGRVLEQSKQEAKYMNSPESPIFQKSQVLYNVHLARGAIRKNRKIVLFEGFMDVIAAGKAGIDNALATMGTSLTSQHIRQMKRFAQEVVVCFDGDDAGWEAAKGRRCRLRKRISKSGLRCCRMAWTPTTMSAKTAPMLFGRTSSKSRKPLSHSR from the coding sequence GTGTCCAATCGAATTCCTGAAGAAGTGATCGAAGAAATCCGTTCCAAAGCGGATATTGTGGACGTCGTGGGCGAATATGTCCAATTGACGAAAAGAGGCCGCAATTGGTTTGGCCTCTGCCCTTTCCACGGGGAAAGTACACCGTCCTTTTCTGTGACAGCCGATAAGCAGATTTTCCATTGCTTCGGCTGTGGGGCTGGCGGCAACGCCATCACATTCTTGATGGATATCGAAAACATCAGCTTCCAGGAAGCGCTGGCCAAACTCGGCGAGCGTTCAGGGATTGAAATCGATGTCCAGCCAGGCGAAGGCAAAGGGGCGGCCCAGGCAAGAAATGACGATCCGCTCATTTTGATGCATGAATTCGCTGCAGATATGTATCATCACATTTTGCTGAATACGGAAGAAGGGCAAGCAGCTCTTGATTATTTGGAGAATCGGGGATTCACCCAGGAAATCATCGAAAAATACCGGATCGGCTGGGCGCTTCCTGAATGGAACTATATGGAAGTTGCCCTTCGCAGAAAAGGCTACGATGATGAACAATTGGAAGCGAGCGGACTAGCCATCAAGCGTGAGAAATCCGATGGCTGGTTCGACCGTTTCCGCGGCAGGATCATGTTTCCGATCATGAACGAAAACGGCAAGGCCATTGCGTTTTCGGGAAGGGTCCTTGAGCAGTCGAAGCAGGAAGCGAAATACATGAATAGCCCAGAATCACCGATTTTCCAAAAAAGCCAAGTTCTTTATAATGTTCATCTAGCACGCGGGGCCATCCGGAAAAACCGGAAAATTGTCCTGTTTGAAGGATTCATGGATGTCATTGCTGCCGGAAAGGCTGGCATCGACAATGCGCTCGCGACCATGGGGACATCGCTGACATCGCAGCATATCCGCCAAATGAAGCGCTTTGCGCAGGAAGTGGTCGTTTGCTTTGATGGTGATGATGCCGGATGGGAAGCGGCCAAAGGGCGGCGGTGCCGCTTGAGGAAGCGAATTTCAAAGTCGGGATTGCGGTGCTGCCGAATGGCATGGACCCCGACGACTATGTCCGCTAAAACGGCGCCGATGCTTTTCGGGAGAACGTCATCGAAAAGCCGCAAACCTTTATCGCATTCGCGATGA
- the era gene encoding GTPase Era: MHQGNNGYKSGFISIIGRPNVGKSTFLNRVVGQKIAIMSDKPQTTRNKVQGVVTNENSQMVFIDTPGINEPKHKLGDFMLKVAKNTFREVDVLLFVVSAADRIGKQDRYVLDMLKGIDVPVFLVLNKIDQVHPDNLPKIVESYRNEFDFAEAIPISALQGNNVENLLAKIEERLPEGPQYYPSDQVTDHPERFIISELIREKALHLTREEIPHSIAVVIDKIAKDEENENMIRVQATIMVERDSQKGIVIGKKGVLLKEIGTRARKDIENLLGTKVYLELWVKVQKDWRNKAMHLRDFGFRDDEY; this comes from the coding sequence ATGCATCAAGGAAATAACGGATATAAATCAGGATTCATCTCAATCATCGGCCGTCCGAATGTAGGGAAATCGACCTTTTTGAACCGTGTGGTCGGGCAGAAAATCGCCATCATGAGCGATAAGCCGCAGACGACGCGCAATAAAGTTCAGGGTGTCGTAACGAACGAAAACAGCCAAATGGTCTTTATCGACACGCCGGGAATCAACGAGCCGAAACATAAGCTTGGGGATTTCATGCTGAAAGTCGCAAAAAACACCTTCCGTGAAGTGGATGTGCTGCTATTTGTCGTCAGTGCAGCGGACCGCATCGGTAAACAGGACCGTTATGTGCTCGATATGCTAAAAGGAATCGATGTGCCGGTATTTTTGGTGCTCAACAAAATCGACCAAGTGCATCCGGACAATCTGCCGAAGATCGTGGAATCCTACCGCAACGAATTCGATTTCGCTGAAGCGATTCCGATCTCCGCCTTGCAGGGCAATAATGTCGAGAACTTGCTCGCGAAAATCGAAGAGCGCTTGCCGGAAGGGCCGCAATACTATCCGTCCGACCAAGTGACGGACCATCCGGAGCGTTTCATCATTTCGGAATTGATCCGTGAAAAAGCCTTGCATTTGACGCGCGAGGAAATCCCGCACTCAATCGCTGTGGTCATCGATAAAATTGCCAAGGATGAAGAAAACGAAAACATGATCCGCGTCCAGGCGACGATCATGGTCGAACGCGATTCCCAAAAAGGCATCGTCATCGGCAAAAAAGGCGTGCTTTTAAAGGAAATCGGCACGCGTGCGCGCAAGGATATCGAAAACTTGCTCGGCACGAAAGTATATTTGGAGCTTTGGGTCAAAGTCCAGAAAGATTGGCGCAATAAAGCAATGCATCTCCGTGATTTCGGTTTCAGAGACGACGAATACTAA